A region of the Novosphingobium aureum genome:
TTGGGCTCAGGAGTGCCGGGACCGCACGCGGTTAGCGCCGCGGTGATCGCTGTCGCACCGGCCAGTACAGCCGAGAGATTGCGCTTCATCTTCATCGGCGTCTCCTGAAGGACAATCCCAAATCTGCTGAACGGTCAGAAAACGCGCGGAGCCCGGCTTTGTGCTGGAATCCTGCGCGCTCTCTGAAACTATTCGTTTTGCTCAGGTACCAACGCGCACTCAGGGGGTGACCGCCATATTGTCGATCAGCCTTGCCGGTCCGATCCGCGCCGCGACGAGCAGGCGCATCGGGCCGGGGATCGGGGTGTCGAGCGGAGCAAGGCTGGCGGCATCGCAAAGCTGCGCATAGTCGATCTGGTGAAAGCCGCCTGCGAGCAGTTCGGCTTCCAGTCCGGCCAGCGTCGGGGCGATTGGCTTGCCGCTCTCGATTGCGGCGATCGCATCTTTCATCGCCAGCGGCAGCGCGACCGCGCGGGCACGCTGCTCGGCATCGAGGTAGGCGTTGCGCGAGGACATCGCGAGCCCGTCCGCCTCGCGCACCGTGGGCACGCCGAAAATCTGCCCTGCGGCGGGGAAGGCGAGGTCGAGGTCGGTAGCCATGCGGCGGATCACCGCGAGCTGCTGCCAGTCCTTCTCGCCGAACAGTGCCATGTCCGGGCGGACCTGGTTGAACAGCTTGCACACGACCGTTGCGACACCGTCGAAATGCCCCGGGCGCGAGGCACCGCATAGCCCGTTGCTGACGCCCGAGACCGCGATGCTCGTGGCGAAGCCCTGGGGATACATCGCCTCGACCACCGGAGCCCAGAGCAGGTCCACGCCTTCGGCAAGCAGCAGCTCGCTGTCGCGTTCGAGTACTTTGGGGTAGGCGTCGAGATCCTCGTTCGCGCCGAACTGGAGCGGGTTGACGAAGATCGAGACCACGACCGCGCCTTGCTGGCCGACCCGCTCGCGCGCCTTGCGCACCAGTGTCAGGTGGCCCGCGTGCAGCGCGCCCATGGTGGGCACGAGCGCGACCGGCCCGCGCTCGCGCAGCTGGGCGACTGCACTGCGCAGTGGATCAAGGGTGCTGACGGTTTGCATTGGCGAGGCGTGCTCCGGTAAGATGACGGGGCTGCTTCCCCCGCGCCTGTCCTTAGCGGTGCAGGCGGGTCGGCGGCAATGTCAATGAGTGCAAGCAATTGCGCGCGAATCCGGTTCGTGACCGCAGGGGGCGGGCGGACCCGGGGCGCTCGCCAGGAAAGCGAATACCAGATCCGTGACTGCTCATCGCATCGTCTTCGCCAATGAAAAGGGTGGCACCGGCAAATCCACCACCGCGGTCCACGTGGCCATGGCTCTTGCCTATCAGGGCGCGAAAGTCGCCGCGATCGACCTCGATCCGCGCCAGCGCACCTTGTTCCGCTATCTCGAGAACCGGGTCGAGACCGAGCAGCGGCGCGGCATCGCGCTGCCCGGTGCGCGCTTCTCGGTCTACGACGGCGACGATTTCAACGAGCTTGACGAGCTCGCCGAGCAGATCGCCGAGGGCTACGACTTCCTGATCTTCGACACGCCGGGCCGCGACGACGCCTTCGCCCGTCACGTCGCATCGACCGCCGATACGCTGGTCACCCCGCTCAACGACAGCTTCATCGACTTCGACCTTATCGGTCAGGTGGAGAACGAGACCTTCCGCGTGAAGAAGCTCTCGTTCTATGCCGAGGTGATCTGGGAGGCACGCAAGAAGCGCGGTCTCAAGACCATCGAGGAAGGGCGTCGCGAGCTCGACTGGGTGGTGGTGCGCAACCGCATGCAGCACGTCGAGGCGCGCAACATGCGCCGCATGGATACCGCGCTTCAGGAACTGTCGCGAAGGGTGGGTTTCCGCATTTCGGGCGGACTGTCCGAGCGCGTGATCTTCCGCGAACTGTTCCCCTCGGGGCTGACCCTGCTCGACAAGGGTCACCTGGGCGAGCTGGGCACCAGCCACCTCGTTGCGCGCCAGGAACTGCGCGGGCTGGTCAAGGGGCTCAACCTGCCCCGACCCAAGAGCCAGCAGGGCGACCTCGTCGCCGCTGCGGGCCGCTGAGCGGTCGCTGGCAAGCGATGAAGATCCTGTGGATCGCACTACTGGCGGCAATCGCCTGGCGCATGATCTTCGGTCGCTGGCCCTGGCAGACGCTGGGCATCAGCAACTGGCCCGAGAAGCCGGCGCAGCGGCGCGGCAGTTTCGCCGAAGCCGAGGCACGCGTCCTGCTCGGCCTCGAGGACGATGCCGGCCGCAAGGAAATCCTCGAGGCGCATCGCCGCCACCTCGCGACGGTCCATCCGGATCGGGGCGGATCGAACGAGCAGGTCCACGCCGCCAATGCCGCGCGCGACACCCTGCTGGCAGCGCTCGAGCGTTCGGCCAAGACTTCCTGACACGCGCCATGCGATCTGCGCTGGAACGCGAAGGGAGGCGATGAAGGCGCACCGGTTTCACCCTTCGCTGCTGCGTGCCTACGACGTGCGCGGTATCTTCGGCGAGACGCTCGGCGAGGACGACGCGCATGCGCTGGGCCGCAGTTTCGCGACGGTCCTGCACCGCAAGACTGATGTTTCGCCCCGTCGCCCGCGCGTTGTCGTCGGGTACGACGGCCGCCTCAGTTCCCCGGTGCTCGAGGAAGCGCTGGTCGTGGGGCTGTGCGCTTGCGGCATCGACGTCGTACGCATCGGCCTTGCCGCGAGCCCGATGCTCTATTTCGCCGAGCGTTCAATCGATCAGGTGGAAGGCGGCATTCAGGTAACTGGCAGCCACAATCCCCGCGATCACAATGGCTTCAAGATAGTACTTGGGGGCCGCCCGTTCTTCGGGGAGGCGCTCGCCAGCCTCGGCGGGATTGCAGCTGCCGGCGACTGGTTCTTGCCCGGAGGCGGTATCGATGCGGGTACTCTCTCCCCGCCCGGAAGCGTCGTCGCCGAGGCGGGGAGGTCGCAGCGGCACGACGTTATGCCCGCCTACCTCGACGCGCTCCTCGGGGCGCTGGCGGGAGGGCCCGGAGGCTTGGCGCAGATCGACGACCTGCGCATCGGCTGGGACACCGGAAACGGCGCTGCCGGGCCGCTGGTGGAGAGACTTGTCGCGAGGCTGCCGGGCGAACATCATATGCTGTTCTCCGAAGTTGACGGGCGGTTTCCCAATCACCACCCGGATCCGACGATAGAGGCGAACCTTGCAGACCTGCGCATGTTGGTCACGGGCAAGAAGCTCGATTTCGGAGTGGCCTTCGACGGCGATGGCGACCGGCTCGGCGTGGTCGATGGCGCGGGACGCGTGGTCTGGGCCGACCGACTGCTGGCGCTCTTTGCCGCTGACGTGCTCGAGGCATATCCCGGTGCCAGCGTCGTTGGCGACGTCAAGATGTCGCAGGTCACCTTCGATGCGGTCGCGAGCCTTGGCGGCAAGCCGGTCATGGCGCCTTCGGGGCACTCGCCGATCAAGGCTGCGATGCGCGAGACCGGGGCGCTGCTCGGCGGCGAGATGAGCGGGCATTTCTTCTTCGCCGACAGGTATCTGGGCTTCGATGACGGGCCTTATGCGGCCTTGCGGCTGATCGCGGCGAGCGCGGGCAGGGGACGGGCGCTCGCGGACCTCGTCGACGCCCTGCCTCCCGCTTGCGCGACGCCCGAGATGCGTTTTCCGGTCGCGCCGCAGCGTCGGCTTGCGGTCGTCGAGGAGGTGGCCGCAAGGCTCGCTGCGCGCGGGCGCGAGGTCTGCGCCATCGACGGTGTCCGGGTCTCCTCGCCGGAGGGCTGGTGGCTGCTGCGCGCCTCGAACACGCAGGACATGCTCACCGCCCGCGCCGAGGCGGCCTCGCCCGAGGCTCTGGCGCGGCTTGTCGGCGAGATCGACACCGAACTGGCGGCGAGCGGTGTTACGCGCGGGTGAGCCGGGAACCTGCGGCCTCTCGGCGGGCTGTGCTGTCATGCGCTCGAAAAGCCCCTGCGTTTGCGCGCCAGCCGCGCCTGAACCTTGTTGCCCGACCGTGGGGCAGGGAGGCGCTGCATGAACGGCAAGGGACACGTGCCCGAGGAGATCGCGGCATGGTTCGAAGGGCGCGGCTGGCGCGTGCGCGAACACCAGCGCGCGATGCTCGAGGCGGCGGACGAGGGGCGCCATGCTCTGCTCGTTGCCGATACCGGGGCGGGCAAGACACTCGCCGGGTTCCTGCCCACACTCGCCGATTTCGCACCCTCGCGGCTCGCAGGCAAAGCGCGGCCACAGGTCCTGCACACGCTCTATGTATCGCCGCTCAAGGCGCTGGCGCACGACGTACAGCGCAATCTGCTCGCGCCGATCGAGGAAATCGGGCTCGACATCCGGGTCGAGACGCGCAGCGGCGACACGCCATCGGACCGTAAGGCCCGCCAGCGCGCGCGGCCCCCGCATGTCCTGCTCACGACGCCCGAATCGCTCGCGCTGCTGCTCAGCTATCCCGAGGCAGAGACGCTGTTCTCGGGGCTCCAGCGCATCGTCATCGACGAGGTTCACGCCTTCGCGACCGGCAAGCGCGGCGACATGCTCGCATTGTGCCTCTCGCGCCTGCAGGCGCTGGCACCGCAGCTTCGCCGCGCCGCGCTCTCCGCGACATTGGCCGATCCCGACGACTATCGCGGCTGGCTCGCGCCCTGGGGCGATATCGATTCGGTCGCGCTCGTCGAGGGCGAGGCAGGCGCGCCGCCCGAGGTCGAGATCCTGCTTCCGCGCGAGGAGCGAATTCCCTGGTCAGGCCATGCCGCGACATGGGCAATCGAGCAGCTGATCGAGCAGATCGCGGCGCATCGCACGACGCTGGTCTTCACCAATACCCGCTTTCTCGCCGAATATATCTTCCAGGAGCTGTGGTCGGCGAACGAGGACAACCTGCCGATCGCGATCCACCACGGCTCGCTGTCGAAGGAGGCGCGGCGCAAGGTCGAAGGGGCGATGGCGCGCGGCGAGCTGCGCGCGCTGGTCTGTACCGCGAGCCTCGATCTCGGCATCGACTGGGGCGACATCGATCTCGTCGTGCAGATGGGAGCGCCCAAGGGCTCCTCGCGCCTGCTCCAGCGTATCGGGCGCGCCAATCACCGGCTCGACAGCCCCAGCCGCGCGGTGCTTGTTCCAGGCAACCGCTTCGAGTTTCTCGAGGCCTTCGCCGCGCAGGAGGCGGTCATTGCCGGGCAGCGCGATGGCGACGGCTTTCGCCCGGGCGGGCTCGACGTCCTCGCGCAGCACGTCATGTCGCTCGCCTGTGCCGGGCCGCTCGACGAGACGCGCCTGCTCGACGAGGTGCGCTCGTCCACACCCTATGCCTACGTCGATGCTGCTGTGCTCGCGCGCGTGCTCGATTTCGTCGCGACCGGGGGCTACGCGCTGCGCAGCTACGAGCGTTTCCGCCGCATCGTGCGCGAGCGTGACGGGACCTGGCGGCTGACTCATCCCGACCATGCCGCGCGGCACCGGCTCAATGCCGGGATCATCGTCGATTCCGAAATGCTCGAGGTACGCTTTCGCAACGGACGCTCGCTTGGCAAGGTCGAGGAGGGGTTCGGCGCGAGCCTCTCGCCGGGCGACACTTTCCGCTTCGCTGGGCTCGATCTCGAGGTCGAGACGATCAAGGATCTCGACCTGGTGGTGCGTGCGGCGCGGCGATCGGCGACGATCCCCAGCTACATGGGCCAGCGCATGCCGATCTCGACCCATCTGGCCGACCGGGTGCGGGCGATGCTCGCCGACCGTGCGGGCTGGGCGCGATTCCCCGACGACGTGCGCGAGTGGCTCGAGGTGCAGGCCTGGCGTTCGCACCTGCCCGCGCCGGGTCGGCTGCTCGTGGAGAGCTTCCCGTACCGCGATCTTGCCTATACCGCCTTCTACACTTTCGAGGGCTGGAACGCGAACCAGTCGCTGGGCATGCTGGTGACGCGGCGCATGGCCGACCGCGATCTCGGGCCACTCGGCTTCGTCGCGACCGACTACACGCTCATCGTCTGGGGGCTGAAGCCGATTGCCGATCCCGCAGCGCTGCTCTCGCCCGATATCCTCACCCACGAGTTCGTCGACTGGGTGCAGCAAAGCCACCTGTTGCGCCGGGCCTTCCGCGAAGTCGCGGTGATCTCGGGCCTGATCGAGCGGCAGGTGCCGGGCAAGCGCAAGTCGGGGCGACAGGTCACGTTCTCGACCGACCTGATCTTCGACGTGCTGAACAAGTACGAGCCTGATCATCTGCTGCTCGAGGCGGCCTGGGCCGATGCCCGTGCACGCATGACCGATGTCGCGCGCGTCGCCGATGTACTCGAGCGTGCGGCGCGCGAGGTGGACCATGTCGAGCTCGACCGGATCAGTCCGCTCGCGGTGCCCGCGCTTTCGATGATCGGGCGCGAGAACCTGCCTGCCGGGGCCGCCGAGGACGACCTGCTGGTCGAGGCAGAGAGCCTGGCCGCCATGGCGATGCGCGTCGATCCTGCGCTGGAGGACTGAGGTCGCCGTCGCGCAGGTGGACGCGCGCCTTTAGCGGGCAACAAAAAAGGGGCGGATCGCTCCGCCCCTTCCTTGGGTCCTGCGAGAGGACCGGTTCCACTTCTCGGCTTACTTGCCGAACTCGCGGAACTGTTCGTTGCCGACGAAGCCGAACTTCGTCACGCCCGATGCCTTGATGATCTGCAGCACGCGTGCCGAGAGCTCGTAGCTTGCGCTGGGCTCGGGCTGGAACTGCAGTTCGGGCTCGACCTCGTAGCGCAGCGACTGCGCCAGGAGATCGACGAGGCCCGGACCGTCAACCGGGGTGCCGTTCCACAGGATTTCGTCCTGCGGGGTGAGCACCACCTTGTTGCGGATCGGGTCCACCGGGGGCGGGTTGTTCTGGTTCTGCGAGTTCACCGGAAGATCGATGTCGATCGAGTGAGTCGCGACCGGGATGGACATGATGAACATGATGAGGAGGCAGAGCATGACGTCGATCAACGGCGTCGTGTTCATCTCCATCATCGGCGAGCCATCTTCCTTGCCGCCAGACATTGCCATGAGGTGTTTCTCCTGTTCCTGCCGGTGGCTTAGTTCGGGTCGGTCGGGTTGGTGATGAAGCCAACCGTCGGGTAACCCGAAACCTGCACGTTGTAGATGGTGCCTGCCACGCAGCGCCACGGAGCCTCGACGTCACCACGGATGTGGACCTGGGGGACCAGTTCCGGGTTGGCCTGGAGGGCTTCGGGACCGCCGGCGCGCTTGACGATGCCGTCGAGACGCTTGAACGCGCGATCACGCAGTTCTTCCGAGGTCACAGCCGTGACGTTGTTGAAGTAGACGCGGCATTCGCCGTCGCGCGATGCACCTTCGTAACCGGGCTCACCGGCACTGCGGCCAGCGGCGTCGGTGGTCGAGACGGTGAGGAGAAGGTTTTCGACCTTGTCCTTGGATTCCACCGCCGGGATGACCGGGATACGCAGCTTTTCGATCGTCTGGATAGCGACCGGGACCGCGATCAGGAAGATGATCAGAAGCACCAGCATGACGTCGACGAGCGGCGTCGTGTTGATGTCGGACATGGGTGTTTCAGCACCCCCTCCGCCCGAGGATATCGCCATAGTCTTATCCTAATCCTTGCGTTGCCTTGGGGGAGAGAGACGAGGGGTTGCGCGCATGCACCGTTCCCTCGTCTCCGTGATCCCCTACGGGAGTGAAGCCCGACGATTGGCGGGCTTCGTTATCCCGCGCTGCTTACTTGGCCGGAGCCGGCTTCGGAGCAGCTGCAGCAGGCTTCTTGATCGGGGCAGCAGCAGCCGGCGAGACCGGCTTCACGGCACCCTTCGAGGTGATGTTGGCAAGGACGTCGCTCGAGAAGCCGGTGAGCAGCTCGGCGATGCGCTTGTTGCGCGACTGCAGGTAGTTGTAGGCGAGCACGGCCGGAACGGCGACGAGCAGGCCGAGCGCGGTCATGATCAGAGCTTCACCGACCGGACCTGCGACCTTGTCGATCGAGGCCGAACCGGCGAGACCGATGGCGATCAGAGCGCGGTAGATGCCGACGACGGTACCGAACAGACCGATGAACGGTGCGGTCGCGCCGACGGTGGCGAGGAAGGGCAGGCCGCCGGCGAGGCGGGCGTTGATGGTCGCTTCCGAGCGGGCCAGCGAAGCGTGCAGCCAGTCGTGGGCCTCGAGCTCGTCGGTCATCTTGGCGTGCTGCTCTTCAGCGACGATGCCGTCCTCGACGAGCTGGCGCCATGCCGAGTTCTTCTCGAGCTTGGTCGAACCTTCCTTGATCGACGAAGCCTTCCAGAAGGTGCCGCGGATCGAGTTGTACTGACGCAGGATCTTCGACTGTTCGAACCACTTGGTGAACAGGATGTAGAACGAACCGAACGACATGATGCCCAGGATCACGACGGTGGCGTAGGCGATGAAACCGCCCTGTTCGAGAGCTTCAGCGAAGCCGAACTTGTTCTGCGGCGCGGCTTCACCGGCAGCGGCAAGGATGTCAACGATAAGCATGCGATTTACCTCTCAAGAAGAATGCAGGAGTTCGGCCGGGACGCGCCCCGCGGACCGCGGCCGATTCAATGGGTTTAGTCAAGCCGGTAGACGATCGCGGTCGAGTAGTTGCTCGAGATCGGATCGCCAGCGTCGTTCAGCGCGGGCTTGAAGCGTGCATAGCGGGTCATGCCCTCGCACGCTGCTTCGTCCAGGTCCGGGCTGCCGCTCGAATTGCTGACCGAGCATGCGGTGACGCGACCTTCAGCGCTGACCGTCACGCGAACGCCAACGCGGCCTTCGCGGCCTTCACGCGCGGCGCGCGAAGGATAGTTCTGCTGAATGCGCGCGGCCCAGCGGCCTGCGTTCTCGGTCTGGACGCCACGGGCCTTCGACGGCGCCGGGGGTGCCGGCGGTGCCGGAGGTGCCGGCGGTGCCGCCTGACGGATCACGACCGGGGGTGCGGGCGGCGGAGTGATCACCGTCTGCACCGGCGGCGGAGCCGGGGCGATGTTGATCGGCGGCGGCGGGGCCACGATCGGCGGCGGAGGGACGTCCTCCTGCGGTTCGGGAGGCGGCGGCGGGGGCTCCTCCTCGGGCGGTTTCTCTTCCTTGATATCCACGGTGGTCACCTTGCTGATGACCTTCTTGGTTGCCTCATAGGCAAGGCCCGAGATCAGCGCATAGCCGATGAACACGTGGATCAAGGCGACGATGACAATAGTGGTAATCTTGCTACCACTCATTTGCTGGTCAGCGTAAGCCATTCAGACGCATCACTCCATTACCAAGCCCCGGACCTGTACAAAAAGCACGTGTCCAAGGGCGCCGATGGCCTCCGCTGGAAGCGAAGCCCATGACGAAACTCGAAATTACCCACCCTGACGGCTGACAGTCGTCCTTTCCCATGCCGCGCAAAAGAAAGGCTTCCCGCGGGGCTTATTTGTATTTTTCGCCCCGTTGTGCAGTTTTCTTAGCGTTGAAGGGCACCCTGCGCAACGCCCAATCCGCGATGGGGTGGGTTAACCTTCGATTAGGGACATCCTCGGGGAGTGCGCAAGGCGGGGGAATTGCGTGGATTCCATTCACGTTTCATAAAGCCGCAATTTTGCAGCGGATTGGGCCTGATGACGACTTCAAAGCACCTTCTCGTCCCCGGAATCGGGGCTCTCGCTCTGGCGTTTCAGCCGCTCGCGGCAGTGGCCCAGAATCAGGTCCCCTCCCATCCCGAGGCGCTCGATTCAGCACAGCTGTCACCGACCTTCGCGGACATTGCTGCACTGGCCGATTCGGCAGGCCTTGTGGTCCATGCCCGTATCCGCAAGGCGATCCGGGTGAAGAACGAGCGCGCGCCCGGTCTCGCGCCGGGATCTGTGCGTTTCTATGTCGAGGCCGATACCCTCGCACTGCTCAGCGGGTCGGCTCCGCTGGGCGAATCGATCCGCTATCTCGTCGACCTGCCACTCGATGCGCGGGGCAAGGAACCCAATCTCAAGAAGCGCGAAGTCCTGCTCTTTGCGCGCGCCGTTCCCGGCCGACCCGGCGAGATCCAGTTGCTCTCGCCCGATGCGCAGCAGACCTGGTCGCAGGAAGCCGAGGCACGGGTGCGGCGCATCCTGCAGGCCATGGTCGCCCCCGATGCCCCGGCGAAGGTCACCGGGGTGCGCGAGATCATCTTTGTGCCGGGCACATTGGCCGGGCAGGGCGAGACGCAGGTCTTCCTCAACACCGATGACGGGTCCGCCGCCTCGCTGACGGTGCGGCACGTGCCCGGTGCGCAGCCGGTCTGGGGGGTCTCCTTTTCCGAGCTCGTCGCCGATGTCGGCAGGCCGCCTAGGCGTGACACGCTCGAGTGGTATCGCTTGGCCTGCTTCCTGCCCGCCCGGCCGCCTGTCGGCGCGAACATGTCGGAGGGCGCCGCACTGCGCGCCCAGGCCGAGGCCGATTATCGCTTCGTGATGCAGGACCTCGGGCCCTGCAGGCGGACGCTGGGCTAAGGTCGCGACGGGTCAGCGCCCTGGGGCCAGCCCCCGGGGGCAGTTGCCTTCCGCACCGGTGCACGGGGGGGCGCTGCGCCATCGCGAGGAGCGAAGGCGCTGGAAAATGCTGCCGGTCTGTCCTAGGGCGCGCTTCCGAAAGGGAGCATCGATGACCGAACCGCTGAAGATCGCACTTGCAGGCCTGGGTACCGTTGGGACCGGCGTCGTCCGACTGATCGAGACGAATGCCGCGCTGATTGCGCGCCGCGCACGGCGGCCGATCCAGATTACCGCGGTCAGCGCACGCGACCGCAGCAAGGATCGCGGCGTTGATCTCTCGCGCTATGCCTGGGCAGACGATCCGGCCGAGCTGGCTGCACGCGACGACGTCGACGTGGTGGTCGAGATGGTCGGCGGCTCGGACGGTCCGGCGCTCGCGCTGGCGCGCACCGCGATTGCCGGTGGCAAGAGCCTGGTCACCGCCAACAAGGCGATGATCGCGCACCATGGCCTCGAACTGGCCGATGCGGCCGAGAAAACGGGCGTCGCGCTCAAGTTCGAGGCGGCTGTCGCGGGTGGCATTCCGGTCATCAACGGGATGATCGACGGCGCTGCCGCCAATGCCATCGACCGCGTCTACGGCATCCTCAACGGCACCTGTAACTACATCCTGTCCTCGATGGAGGACACCGGCGCCGACTTCGCCGACGTGCTCGCCGAGGCACAGCGCCTGGGTTATGCCGAGGCCGACCCGACCTTCGACGTCGAGGGCATCGACGCTGCGCACAAGCTCTCGATCCTGGGTGCGATCGCATTCGGCGCGAAGCTCGACTTCGCCGGTGTCGAGACCGTAGGTATCTCGCAGGTCAAGGCTGCGGACATCGAGCAAGCCCATGCGCTGGGCTACGTCGTCCGCCTGCTCGGCATGAGCGAGCTCGAGCGCGATCCTGCCGGCGATCGCCTGTTTCAGCGCGTGCGCCCTTATCTGGTGCCGGTCGATCATCCGCTGGCCAACGTCGATGGCCCGACCAACGCCGTCGTTGCCGAGGGCAATTTCATGGGCCGCCTGCTGTTTCAGGGCGCGGGCGCGGGCGACGGCCCGACCGCCAGTGCGGTCGTCGCCGACATCATCGATATCGCGCGCGGCGAGAAGGGGCCGGCCTTCTCGATGCCGGTCGCCGAGCTGCAGCCTTTCGGCAAGGCCTCGTCGGGCCATCGGGTCTCGCGCTCCTACATCCGCTTCATCGTGCCGGACCGTCCTGGCGTGCTCGCCGACATCACTGCGGCCATGCGCGATGCGGGCGTCTCGATCGAGAGCGTGATCCAGCGCGGCGATCCCGATCAGGACGGCGAGGTCATCCTCGCCATCGTGACCCACGAAGGGCCCGAGGCATGCGTCACCGAGGCGATGCGTATCCTCGACGGATCGGACAGCCTGACGGCGGCTCCGCTGGTGATGCAGATCATCGGCGAATAGGCCCCGGATGCCCTGACGGCATGACCTGCCGACACGAAGAAGCCCGGCCGGACGATGTCCGCGCCGGGCTTCTTCGTGTGGAGGGGGGCGCTGCCTTGCTGCAGTTGCTCAGTTGGCGCGCATTTCGCCCTTTGCGACCTTGTCGGCGTCCGAACCGGCGGGGGCTTCGGGGATTTGCGAGAGGTCGATCAGCAGGGGCTGTTCTGGCGGGCAGGGCGGGACGAGGCACATGCCCGAAGCGGTGGCCTTGCCCTTGAAGATGCCGTCGCCCGCGACGTCCGGTGCGCGCAGGCGCCCGTCGTCGGTCCCAGCTGCGCCAGTGGGATCCTCGTCCGCGCTGGATGGTACGCGGAATTCGTCCTCGTCGGGCGCGCAGACGACGATCTCGCCCTGGCGGATCGTCTTCAGGCAGTTGCGGCGGGAACGGTCGCGGGTAATTCTGCCTCCGGTGCCGAGCATGTTTTCCGCGATTTCGCTATCGGCCTGTGACACTGTCGGCGGGTCTTGTGCCAGTGCCGATTGGGGTATCCAGAACAGCAGGGATGCCGCGATGGCGAAAAGAAATTTCGGTTTGCTCGACAACTCGGGATCCTCTGGCTAAGGCAGTTATTACCTTTCCTCCATGGATTAATCCGGAGTGAACATGCCTGAACATACCCCTGCCAGTAAAGTATTAGACCGTGTCCTCGTCCTCGAGATGGTCCGTGTGACCGAGGCCGCGGCAATCGCTGCTTCGCACCTTGTCGGTCGCGGAGACGAAAAGGCTGCAGATGCTGCCGCCGTCGAGGCAATGCGCAAGGCCTTCGACGAACTCTACATGGACGGCACCGTCGTCATCGGTGAGGGCGAGCGCGACGAGGCGCCGATGCTCTTCATCGGCGAAAAGGTCGGCGGCGCCCCCGGCAAGGGGCCCAAGATCGACATCGCACTCGATCCGCTCGAGGGCACCACGATCACT
Encoded here:
- a CDS encoding energy transducer TonB, with protein sequence MAYADQQMSGSKITTIVIVALIHVFIGYALISGLAYEATKKVISKVTTVDIKEEKPPEEEPPPPPPEPQEDVPPPPIVAPPPPINIAPAPPPVQTVITPPPAPPVVIRQAAPPAPPAPPAPPAPSKARGVQTENAGRWAARIQQNYPSRAAREGREGRVGVRVTVSAEGRVTACSVSNSSGSPDLDEAACEGMTRYARFKPALNDAGDPISSNYSTAIVYRLD
- a CDS encoding homoserine dehydrogenase, producing MTEPLKIALAGLGTVGTGVVRLIETNAALIARRARRPIQITAVSARDRSKDRGVDLSRYAWADDPAELAARDDVDVVVEMVGGSDGPALALARTAIAGGKSLVTANKAMIAHHGLELADAAEKTGVALKFEAAVAGGIPVINGMIDGAAANAIDRVYGILNGTCNYILSSMEDTGADFADVLAEAQRLGYAEADPTFDVEGIDAAHKLSILGAIAFGAKLDFAGVETVGISQVKAADIEQAHALGYVVRLLGMSELERDPAGDRLFQRVRPYLVPVDHPLANVDGPTNAVVAEGNFMGRLLFQGAGAGDGPTASAVVADIIDIARGEKGPAFSMPVAELQPFGKASSGHRVSRSYIRFIVPDRPGVLADITAAMRDAGVSIESVIQRGDPDQDGEVILAIVTHEGPEACVTEAMRILDGSDSLTAAPLVMQIIGE